From a region of the Coffea arabica cultivar ET-39 chromosome 3e, Coffea Arabica ET-39 HiFi, whole genome shotgun sequence genome:
- the LOC113737654 gene encoding uncharacterized protein gives MEGLQTSQLQQQQMQNEFRTELEENNKRMEGLVAEMKQEFNAFIRAMISKERAIPEEDRPRVEQAPLLPTPLLNQRLQMGSEISRAARKETSKILIPNPPRIHLPMFIGENSREWIRKCNTYCLNYQIPEDQKVEVIEIFSTYQEFNKLRQSSKVEEYQEKFEELKTLMMIRNQHLDEEYFVSSFISGLKDEIKTMIMMLKPATLSEAFDLAALQEEALRLQTRTFKEGGKMVPEDRFGISRSPSQHQTHNSHYRVLSTSTFRNTSFKGKTMSTSGSEPMRISAQEVQHRRNNGLCFKCGEKFGQGHQCKSGHLNLLVTDEEEESEFEDALGEQDESTGNPGHIIEMSLHALSEAMKRKTITLIGKWDGEEMLILVDTGSLDSYISNEACVTSKAICPKVSWEMSQHKFCFDLKVMDLSSWDMILGVDWMTHFSPITFDFHQLTIFLHNQGEVVQLRGQAENCDLDLIRGNDLRNFIDYKKQMCLALRMGQSKLSEEFVMPTEVQHIIEEFSDKGEIEKQVKDMMRHRIISHSNSPFASLVLLVKKKEGILRFCVDYKRLNEMTIKDRYPIPNIDELINELTGSRYKTKLDLTSGYHQIRIKPKDTHKTTFQIHCGHYEFLVMPFRLTNAPATFQSLMNQIFQPYLRKFVLVFFDDILIYSSTLELNLEHLKIVLSVLRKHKLFTKRSKCSFAQQKVDYLGHTITENEVSMGQSKIESIMNWPTPRTIKDLRGFLGLTGYYRRFIKHYGIIYKPLTELLKKDNFVWNGRAKKALKSLKHIMCKALVLRLPDFQKTFTIETDASGGGIGAVLM, from the exons ATGGAAGGTCTACAAACTTCGCAGTTGCAACAACAACAAATGCAGAATGAGTTCCGTACTGAACTCGaggaaaacaacaaaagaatggAAGGCTTGGTAGCTGAAATGAAGCAGGAGTTCAATGCTTTCATAAGAGCAATGATAAGCAAGGAAAGAGCTATTCCAGAAGAAGACAGACCGAGAGTGGAACAGGCACCACTCTTACCAACTCCTCTATTAAATCAGAGGCTACAGATGGGATCTGAAATCAGCAGAGCAGCAAGGAAGGAAACAAGTAAGATTTTGATACCAAATCCTCCTAGAATCCATTTACCTATGTTTATTGGTGAAAATTCGAGGGAGTGGATCCGGAAATGCAATACGTACTGCCTAAATTACCAAATTCCTGAGGATCAAAAGGTGGAAGTCATAGAAAT attCAGCACCTATCAGGAATTTAACAAACTGAGGCAATCTAGCAAAGTGGAGGAGTACCAAGAAAAGTTTGAAGAACTTAAAACTCTTATGATGATTAGGAATCAGCATTTAGATGAGGAATATTTTGTGTCTAGCTTCATCAGTGGACTTAAGGATGAAATCAAAACTATGATAATGATGCTTAAGCCTGCAACCCTGTCAGAAGCCTTTGACTTGGCTGCACTACAGGAGGAGGCATTAAGGCTACAAACAAGGACCTTCAAAGAAGGAGGGAAAATGGTGCCTGAAGACAGATTTGGGATTTCCAGGAGTCCTTCTCAGCACCAGACCCACAATTCTCACTACAGGGTGCTTTCTACTAGTACATTCAGGAATACTTCATTCAAAGGCAAAACAATGTCTACCTCGGGTTCTGAACCTATGAGGATCTCAGCACAAGAGGTACAACACAGGAGGAATAATGGTCTTTGTTTCAAGTGTGGAGAGAAGTTTGGACAGGGTCATCAGTGTAAATCTGGTCACCTAAACCTTCTGGTTACTGACGAAGAAGAAGAGTCTGAGTTTGAAGATGCATTGGGGGAGCAAGATGAGTCCACAGGGAATCCAGGACACATCATAGAAATGTCCTTGCATGCATTGTCAGAGGCTATGAAAAGAAAGACAATAACACTGATAGGGAAGTGGGATGGAGAGGAAATGCTCATTTTAGTTGACACTGGGAGTTTAGACAGTTATATCA GCAATGAGGCCTGTGTGACCAGTAAAGCCATCTGTCCCAAAGTGTCATGGGAAATGAGCCAGCATAAGTTCTGCTTTGATCTCAAAGTGATGGACTTAAGTAGTTGGGATATGATATTGGGAGTAGATTGGATGACTCACTTCAGCCCCATTACTTTTGACTTCCATCAGTTGACTATCTTCCTGCATAATCAAGGTGAAGTAGTGCAATTGAGGGGGCAAGCAGAAAATTGTGACTTAGATCTCATCAGGGGTAATGACCTGAGAAATTTCATTGACTATAAGAAACAGATGTGCTTGGCTTTGAGGATGGGACAGAGTAAGTTGTCTGAAGAATTTGTTATGCCTACTGAGGTTCAGCACATCATTGAAGAATTTAGTGAT AAAGGTGAAATAGAAAAGCAGGTAAAAGATATGATGCGGCATAGGATCATTAGCCATAGCAATAGCCCCTTTGCCTCACTAGTGTTATTagtcaagaaaaaagaaggcaTATTGCGTTTTTGTGTGGATTACAAGCGTTTGAATGAGATGACTATTAAAGACAGGTATCCTATACCAAATATAGATGAACTGATCAATGAATTAACAGGATCAAGGTATAAAACCAAATTGGACCTTACTTCTGGCTACCACCAGATCAGAATCAAGCCCAAGGATACTCATAAGACTACTTTTCAGATTCACTGTGGTCACTATGAATTTCTGGTGATGCCATTCAGATTAACCAATGCACCAGCAACATTTCAGTCTCTTATGAATCAGATATTTCAACCATACTTAAGGAAATTTGTTTTGGTATTCTTTGACGACATCTTGATTTACAGCTCCACATTGGAATTGAATTTAGAGCACTTGAAAATAGTGCTATCTGTCCTGAGAAAGCACAAGCTATTTACAAAGAGATCCAAATGCTCCTTTGCACAGCAAAAGGTGGATTATCTTGGCCATACCATAACTGAAAATGAGGTATCCATGGGCCAGTCCAAGATTGAAAGTATCATGAATTGGCCCACTCCTAGGACAATAAAAGATTTGAGGGGATTTTTGGGGCTGACTGGATATTACAGAAGGTTCATCAAGCACTATGGGATCATCTACAAACCACTCACAGAGTTACTCAAGAAGGATAATTTTGTTTGGAATGGTAGAGCAAAGAAGGCCTTGAAGTCACTGAAACACATCATGTGCAAGGCTCTTGTACTTAGACTACCAGATTTTCAAAAAACCTTCACTATTGAAACTGATGCTAGTGGAGGAGGAATTGGAGCAGTGCTGATGTAG